From Vitis vinifera cultivar Pinot Noir 40024 chromosome 3, ASM3070453v1, the proteins below share one genomic window:
- the LOC100243718 gene encoding dynamin-related protein 3B isoform X2, translating to MANETISSTPSAVPLSHSVIPIVNRLQSVFAWLSCRSMIELPQVAFVGCQGSGKSSIIEAMVGRDFLLRGKDVCTRRPLVLQLLQTKQKPDGSDEEYGEFLHLPGKKFFDFLEIHREIQAETDREAGENKGVSDKQIRLKIFSPNVLDITLVDLPGITKVPVGDQPSDIEARIRTMIMSYIKLPSCLILAVTPANSDLANSDALQIAGNADPDGYRTIGVITKLDIMDRGTDARNLLLGKVIPLRLGYIGVVNRSQEDIIMNRSVKDALVAEEKFFRSRPVYNGLADRCGITQLAKKLNQILVQHIKTVLPGLKLRMNSALVSVAKEHASIGEIPESKAGQGALLLNILSKYAEAFSSRVEGKNEEMSTAELSGGARIHYIFQSIFVKSLEEVDPCEDLTDDDIRTAIQNATGPRSALFVPEVPFEVLVRRQIARLLDPSLQCARFIYDELVKISHRCLVSEMQRFPILRKRMDEVMGNFLREGLEPSETMIGHIIEMEMDYINTSHPNFIGGSKAVEMALQQIKSSRLPVPVARQKDGLEPDKAPTSERSLKARAILARPVNGIVADQGVRPVADVEKFTSSGSTTGSSWGISSIFGGSDNRVSAKEISTNKTYSEPVQSVEHSISMIHLKEPPTILKPSESHSEQEAIEISVTKLLLRSYYDIVRKNIEDAVPKAIMHFLVNHTKRELHNVFIRKLYRENLFEEMLQEPDEVAMKRKRTSETLRVLQQALRTLDELPQEAETVEKGYSLGSSDPTGLPKIHGLPTSSLYTTSGGSTQSYTASPKNPKSRKSSHSGELQSPFHGNADSNGGGRSYMPGLYPTLDA from the exons ATGGCAAATGAAACCATATCTTCAACTCCTTCTGCTGTTCCTCTCAGTCATTCTGTGATTCCAATAGTGAACAGGCTCCAAAGTGTCTTCGCATGGCTCAGTTGCCGATCCATGATTGAGCTCCCTCAGGTGGCTTTTGTCGGCTGCCAGGGCAGTGGCAAATCAAGCATCATTGAGGCCATGGTTGGCCGAGATTTCTTGCTGAGGGGTAAAGACGTTTGTACTCGTCGTCCGCTGGTTCTGCAGCTCTTGCAGACAAAGCAAAAGCCGGATGGGTCTGACGAGGAGTATGGTGAGTTCTTACACTTGCCTGGGAAGAAGTTCTTTGATTTCTTGGAGATCCACCGCGAAATTCAG GCTGAGACAGATAGGGAAGCTGGAGAAAACAAAGGTGTTTCAGATAAGCAGATTCGTTTAAAGATATTCTCGCCAAATGTCCTTGATATCACACTAGTGGATCTACCAGGCATAACCAAGGTTCCAGTTGGTGATCAGCCATCTGATATCGAAGCAAGAATTAGAACAATGATAATGTCCTATATCAAACTCCCAAGCTGTCTGATATTAGCTGTTACACCGGCGAATTCAGATTTAGCCAACTCAGATGCTCTTCAGATAGCGGGAAATGCTGATCCTGATG GTTATCGGACCATTGGTGTAATTACAAAG TTGGACATTATGGACAGAGGTACCGATGCCCGCAATTTATTGCTTGGAAAAGTGATTCCCCTTCGACTTGGTTACATAGGTGTTGTGAATCGTAGTCAAGAG GATATTATAATGAACCGAAGTGTTAAAGATGCGCTTGTGGCTGAAGAAAAGTTCTTTCGCAGTCGTCCA GTATATAATGGCCTTGCTGATCGATGTGGTATCACTCAGTTGGCAAAAAAGTTGAACCAG ATTTTAGTACAACATATCAAGACAGTGCTTCCTGGGTTGAAGTTGCGTATGAACTCTGCGCTGGTTTCTGTTGCAAAGGAGCATGCAAGCATTGGAGAAATCCCAGAATCAAAg GCTGGTCAGGGAGCTCTACTCTTGAACATTCTTTCTAAATATGCTGAAG CATTCTCTTCAAGGGTGGagggaaaaaatgaagaaatgtcGACTGCTGAGTTGTCAGGCGGAGCACGCATTCACTATATTTTCCAATCCATCTTTGTGAAGAGTCTGGAG GAGGTGGATCCATGTGAGGATTTGACTGATGATGACATTCGAACTGCAATTCAGAATGCAACCGGCCCTAGATCTGCATTATTTGTGCCAGAA GTGCCGTTTGAAGTTCTTGTGAGAAGGCAAATAGCTCGTTTGTTAGATCCAAGCCTTCAGTGTGCTAGATTCATATATGATGAGTTAGTAAAG ATAAGCCATCGCTGTCTGGTGAGTGAAATGCAGCGGTTTCCTATTCTGAGAAAGCGCATGGACGAAGTTATGGGAAACTTTTTGCGAGAAGGCCTTGAACCGTCAGAGACAATGATTGGGCACATTATTGAAATGGAG ATGGACTACATAAATACTTCACACCCAAATTTTATTGGTGGAAGTAAAGCTGTGGAGATGGCATTGCAACAGATTAAGTCCTCTAGGCTGCCTGTACCTGTAGCCAGGCAGAAG GATGGTTTAGAGCCTGACAAGGCACCAACATCTGAAAGAAGTTTGAAAGCTCGAGCTATTCTTGCCAGACCAGTAAATGGAATTGTTGCTGATCAG GGAGTTCGGCCTGTGGCAGATGTTGAAAAATTCACATCATCTG GAAGCACTACTGGTTCAAGTTGGGGGATTTCATCAATTTTCGGCGGTAGTGATAACCGTGTATCGGCCAAAGAGATCTCAACCAACAAGACATATAGTGAACCTGTCCAGAGCGTAGAACATTCAATTTCTATGATCCATTTGAAGGAG CCACCAACCATCTTGAAGCCTTCGGAAAGCCATTCAGAACAGGAGGCAATTGAAATTTCAGTCACTAAACTGCTGCTACGATCATATTATGACATTGTCAGGAAGAATATTGAGGATGCTGTACCTAAAGCCATCATGCACTTCCTG GTAAACCATACAAAAAGAGAACTTCACAATGTCTTCATTAGAAAGCTTTACAG AGAGAACCTGTTCGAAGAGATGTTGCAGGAACCTGACGAGGTGGCAATGAAGAGAAAGCGCACTAGTGAAACACTCCGAGTTCTTCAACAAGCTTTGCGG ACCTTGGATGAATTGCCACAGGAAGCTGAAACAGTAGAAAAAGGTTACAGTTTAGGTTCTTCTGATCCAACAGGGTTGCCAAAGATCCATGGGCTTCCAACATCATCATTATACACCACAAGCGGTGGTTCAACCCAGTCCTACACAGCTTCTCCTAAGAACCCAAAGTCCCGTAAATCATCTCACTCGGGTGAGCTACAATCGCCTTTCCATGGTAATGCAGATAGCAATGGAGGTGGACGCAGTTACATGCCTGGTCTCTATCCTACACTTGATGCATAA
- the LOC100243718 gene encoding dynamin-related protein 3B isoform X1, producing MAEEAVSSNPTHSSSSAAPLGHSVIPIVNKLQDIFAQLGSQSTIELPQVAVVGSQSSGKSSVLEALVGRDFLPRGSDICTRRPLVLQLLQTKRRPDGSEEEYGEFLHLPGKKFFDFSEIRREIQAETDREAGENKGVSDKQIRLKIFSPNVLDITLVDLPGITKVPVGDQPSDIEARIRTMIMSYIKLPSCLILAVTPANSDLANSDALQIAGNADPDGYRTIGVITKLDIMDRGTDARNLLLGKVIPLRLGYIGVVNRSQEDIIMNRSVKDALVAEEKFFRSRPVYNGLADRCGITQLAKKLNQILVQHIKTVLPGLKLRMNSALVSVAKEHASIGEIPESKAGQGALLLNILSKYAEAFSSRVEGKNEEMSTAELSGGARIHYIFQSIFVKSLEEVDPCEDLTDDDIRTAIQNATGPRSALFVPEVPFEVLVRRQIARLLDPSLQCARFIYDELVKISHRCLVSEMQRFPILRKRMDEVMGNFLREGLEPSETMIGHIIEMEMDYINTSHPNFIGGSKAVEMALQQIKSSRLPVPVARQKDGLEPDKAPTSERSLKARAILARPVNGIVADQGVRPVADVEKFTSSGSTTGSSWGISSIFGGSDNRVSAKEISTNKTYSEPVQSVEHSISMIHLKEPPTILKPSESHSEQEAIEISVTKLLLRSYYDIVRKNIEDAVPKAIMHFLVNHTKRELHNVFIRKLYRENLFEEMLQEPDEVAMKRKRTSETLRVLQQALRTLDELPQEAETVEKGYSLGSSDPTGLPKIHGLPTSSLYTTSGGSTQSYTASPKNPKSRKSSHSGELQSPFHGNADSNGGGRSYMPGLYPTLDA from the exons ATGGCGGAAGAAGCTGTCTCTTCTAATCCaactcattcttcttcttcggcTGCTCCTCTCGGTCACTCCGTGATTCCGATCGTCAACAAGCTCCAGGACATCTTCGCGCAGCTCGGCAGCCAGTCCACGATCGAGCTTCCGCAGGTGGCAGTGGTAGGAAGCCAGAGCAGCGGCAAATCCAGCGTTCTTGAAGCGTTGGTTGGGCGAGATTTCTTGCCCAGGGGGAGCGACATTTGTACTCGGCGGCCGCTGGTTCTGCAGCTCTTGCAGACCAAGCGGAGGCCTGATGGATCCGAGGAGGAGTACGGCGAGTTCCTGCACTTGCCTGGAAAGAAGTTCTTCGATTTCTCGGAGATTCGCCGCGAAATTCAG GCTGAGACAGATAGGGAAGCTGGAGAAAACAAAGGTGTTTCAGATAAGCAGATTCGTTTAAAGATATTCTCGCCAAATGTCCTTGATATCACACTAGTGGATCTACCAGGCATAACCAAGGTTCCAGTTGGTGATCAGCCATCTGATATCGAAGCAAGAATTAGAACAATGATAATGTCCTATATCAAACTCCCAAGCTGTCTGATATTAGCTGTTACACCGGCGAATTCAGATTTAGCCAACTCAGATGCTCTTCAGATAGCGGGAAATGCTGATCCTGATG GTTATCGGACCATTGGTGTAATTACAAAG TTGGACATTATGGACAGAGGTACCGATGCCCGCAATTTATTGCTTGGAAAAGTGATTCCCCTTCGACTTGGTTACATAGGTGTTGTGAATCGTAGTCAAGAG GATATTATAATGAACCGAAGTGTTAAAGATGCGCTTGTGGCTGAAGAAAAGTTCTTTCGCAGTCGTCCA GTATATAATGGCCTTGCTGATCGATGTGGTATCACTCAGTTGGCAAAAAAGTTGAACCAG ATTTTAGTACAACATATCAAGACAGTGCTTCCTGGGTTGAAGTTGCGTATGAACTCTGCGCTGGTTTCTGTTGCAAAGGAGCATGCAAGCATTGGAGAAATCCCAGAATCAAAg GCTGGTCAGGGAGCTCTACTCTTGAACATTCTTTCTAAATATGCTGAAG CATTCTCTTCAAGGGTGGagggaaaaaatgaagaaatgtcGACTGCTGAGTTGTCAGGCGGAGCACGCATTCACTATATTTTCCAATCCATCTTTGTGAAGAGTCTGGAG GAGGTGGATCCATGTGAGGATTTGACTGATGATGACATTCGAACTGCAATTCAGAATGCAACCGGCCCTAGATCTGCATTATTTGTGCCAGAA GTGCCGTTTGAAGTTCTTGTGAGAAGGCAAATAGCTCGTTTGTTAGATCCAAGCCTTCAGTGTGCTAGATTCATATATGATGAGTTAGTAAAG ATAAGCCATCGCTGTCTGGTGAGTGAAATGCAGCGGTTTCCTATTCTGAGAAAGCGCATGGACGAAGTTATGGGAAACTTTTTGCGAGAAGGCCTTGAACCGTCAGAGACAATGATTGGGCACATTATTGAAATGGAG ATGGACTACATAAATACTTCACACCCAAATTTTATTGGTGGAAGTAAAGCTGTGGAGATGGCATTGCAACAGATTAAGTCCTCTAGGCTGCCTGTACCTGTAGCCAGGCAGAAG GATGGTTTAGAGCCTGACAAGGCACCAACATCTGAAAGAAGTTTGAAAGCTCGAGCTATTCTTGCCAGACCAGTAAATGGAATTGTTGCTGATCAG GGAGTTCGGCCTGTGGCAGATGTTGAAAAATTCACATCATCTG GAAGCACTACTGGTTCAAGTTGGGGGATTTCATCAATTTTCGGCGGTAGTGATAACCGTGTATCGGCCAAAGAGATCTCAACCAACAAGACATATAGTGAACCTGTCCAGAGCGTAGAACATTCAATTTCTATGATCCATTTGAAGGAG CCACCAACCATCTTGAAGCCTTCGGAAAGCCATTCAGAACAGGAGGCAATTGAAATTTCAGTCACTAAACTGCTGCTACGATCATATTATGACATTGTCAGGAAGAATATTGAGGATGCTGTACCTAAAGCCATCATGCACTTCCTG GTAAACCATACAAAAAGAGAACTTCACAATGTCTTCATTAGAAAGCTTTACAG AGAGAACCTGTTCGAAGAGATGTTGCAGGAACCTGACGAGGTGGCAATGAAGAGAAAGCGCACTAGTGAAACACTCCGAGTTCTTCAACAAGCTTTGCGG ACCTTGGATGAATTGCCACAGGAAGCTGAAACAGTAGAAAAAGGTTACAGTTTAGGTTCTTCTGATCCAACAGGGTTGCCAAAGATCCATGGGCTTCCAACATCATCATTATACACCACAAGCGGTGGTTCAACCCAGTCCTACACAGCTTCTCCTAAGAACCCAAAGTCCCGTAAATCATCTCACTCGGGTGAGCTACAATCGCCTTTCCATGGTAATGCAGATAGCAATGGAGGTGGACGCAGTTACATGCCTGGTCTCTATCCTACACTTGATGCATAA